A genome region from Alistipes dispar includes the following:
- the xseA gene encoding exodeoxyribonuclease VII large subunit, producing the protein MAEERHITLRELQRLVRQTLEERFALPVWVSAEISEIKINRSGHCYLELVEKGGDNGVPTAQARAVIWRSHYPRIAGYFEAETGQRLEAGIQILARVLVTYHEIYGFSLQITDMDPSYTLGDMERQRQRTIAQLQRDGVWDMNRETPLPAVVQRVAVVSSANAAGYQDFCKELDKSPYRFALTLFDAFMQGAAAEESIVEALCAVAARQEEFDAVVLIRGGGSRSDLNCFNAYRLCSHIAQFPLPVATGIGHDKDTSVADMVAHTALKTPTAVAGWLVERMAGADGRLDVAALQLHDATTALLHASEVRLERLRGELRQTSGTRLARQTVRLEHLAATLPEAARGFLARQLLRLDNAAELVAGRSPERILRLGFAVVRSGGRAVVSAGGVGPGDALRIEVADGTIEATVKNTKIWQKKS; encoded by the coding sequence ATGGCGGAAGAACGGCATATCACCCTCCGCGAGCTGCAACGGCTCGTCAGGCAGACCCTCGAGGAGCGCTTCGCGCTGCCCGTATGGGTCAGCGCCGAGATTTCGGAGATCAAGATCAACCGTTCGGGCCACTGCTACCTCGAACTCGTGGAGAAGGGCGGCGACAACGGCGTGCCCACGGCGCAGGCCCGCGCCGTCATCTGGCGCAGCCACTACCCCCGCATCGCGGGTTACTTCGAAGCCGAGACGGGGCAGCGGCTCGAAGCGGGCATTCAGATTCTCGCCCGCGTGCTGGTCACCTACCACGAAATATACGGTTTCTCGTTACAGATCACCGACATGGACCCTTCCTACACGCTGGGTGACATGGAACGGCAGCGGCAGCGGACCATCGCGCAGTTGCAGCGCGACGGGGTCTGGGACATGAACCGCGAGACACCGCTTCCGGCCGTCGTGCAGCGCGTGGCCGTGGTGTCGAGCGCCAACGCCGCAGGCTACCAGGACTTCTGCAAGGAGCTGGACAAAAGCCCCTACCGGTTCGCTCTGACGCTCTTCGACGCCTTCATGCAGGGTGCGGCCGCCGAGGAGTCGATCGTGGAGGCCCTCTGCGCCGTCGCCGCACGGCAGGAGGAGTTCGACGCCGTCGTGCTGATCCGCGGCGGCGGCTCGCGCAGCGACCTGAACTGCTTCAACGCCTACCGTCTCTGCTCCCATATCGCGCAGTTCCCGCTGCCCGTGGCGACGGGTATCGGCCACGACAAGGACACCAGCGTGGCGGACATGGTGGCCCATACGGCGCTCAAGACCCCGACGGCCGTGGCCGGGTGGCTCGTCGAACGGATGGCCGGGGCCGACGGACGGCTCGACGTCGCCGCCCTGCAACTCCACGACGCGACGACAGCCCTGCTGCACGCGTCGGAGGTGCGGCTCGAACGCCTCCGCGGCGAGCTGCGGCAGACGAGCGGAACGCGGCTCGCCCGGCAGACGGTCCGGCTGGAACACCTCGCGGCGACACTGCCCGAAGCCGCCCGCGGCTTTCTCGCCCGGCAGCTTCTGCGGCTCGACAACGCCGCGGAACTCGTCGCCGGACGCTCGCCCGAGCGGATCCTGCGGCTGGGCTTCGCCGTGGTCCGCAGCGGCGGCAGGGCCGTCGTGTCGGCCGGCGGCGTCGGCCCGGGCGACGCGCTGCGGATCGAAGTGGCGGACGGGACGATCGAAGCGACGGTAAAAAACACGAAGATATGGCAAAAAAAGAGCTGA
- the menA gene encoding 1,4-dihydroxy-2-naphthoate octaprenyltransferase has product MRTNSLSAWILAVRPYSLGNSVILVLVASAMAWTDGGFRPGPAALCLAFALLMQCTANLVNDLWDFLKGADRPDRLGPDRAFAKGYITLPAMKAGIAGFTLAACAAGAGILCLTHGRLPYGGWELVAVGLACVVFAYFYTAGPWPLAYHGLGDAAVVLFFGLIPVGFTYYVQTGQWTAEVTLVALACGLVIDTMLMLNNFRDREEDARCGKRTIVVLTCAAVGRWGYLLLGLVPAALCLTLLAAGRTWAALLPLLYAAAHTATWRKMVRIDHGEELNVCLGETARNILLFGASLTIGILLG; this is encoded by the coding sequence ATGAGAACGAACTCCCTATCGGCCTGGATTCTGGCCGTCCGCCCGTACAGCCTGGGCAACTCGGTCATCCTCGTCCTCGTCGCCTCGGCGATGGCCTGGACCGACGGCGGTTTCCGTCCGGGACCGGCCGCGCTCTGCCTCGCGTTCGCCCTGCTGATGCAATGCACGGCCAATCTGGTGAACGACCTCTGGGACTTCCTCAAAGGGGCCGACCGTCCCGACCGTCTCGGTCCCGACCGGGCCTTCGCCAAAGGCTATATCACCCTGCCGGCCATGAAGGCGGGCATCGCGGGTTTTACTCTCGCGGCCTGCGCGGCGGGTGCGGGCATTCTCTGCCTCACGCACGGAAGGCTGCCCTACGGAGGCTGGGAGCTCGTCGCCGTGGGGCTGGCTTGCGTCGTCTTCGCCTACTTCTACACCGCCGGCCCGTGGCCGCTGGCCTATCACGGGCTGGGCGATGCGGCCGTCGTGCTCTTCTTCGGACTGATTCCCGTCGGGTTCACCTACTACGTGCAGACCGGACAGTGGACGGCGGAGGTCACACTCGTCGCGCTGGCCTGCGGATTGGTGATCGACACGATGCTCATGCTCAACAACTTCCGCGACCGCGAGGAAGACGCCCGCTGCGGCAAGCGCACGATCGTCGTCCTCACCTGCGCCGCCGTCGGCCGCTGGGGCTACCTGCTGCTGGGACTGGTTCCCGCAGCCCTCTGTCTCACGCTGCTCGCCGCGGGCCGCACGTGGGCGGCCCTGCTGCCGCTCCTCTACGCCGCGGCGCACACGGCCACGTGGCGCAAGATGGTGCGCATCGACCACGGCGAGGAGCTGAACGTCTGCCTGGGCGAGACGGCGCGCAACATCCTCCTCTTCGGAGCATCGCTCACAATCGGCATCCTGCTCGGCTGA
- a CDS encoding TonB-dependent receptor plug domain-containing protein: MKRYALTLFALLGSALLPAAAQKPLYIVNGRETEEIASIPPEDIERVETLPADEETIARYGLRASNGVLLVTLRYDSPAVFPSDSTFGRYIARRVEWPDDEPAARVVLRYKITPEGRTVVDQELEVTDKRLRRRVLKALGEAPLWQPARKNGVPVESEGVLRIQLPEGKRIPRQAELVFR; the protein is encoded by the coding sequence ATGAAAAGATACGCACTCACCCTGTTCGCGCTTCTCGGCTCCGCCCTCCTGCCGGCCGCGGCGCAAAAGCCGCTCTACATCGTGAACGGCCGGGAGACGGAGGAGATCGCCTCGATTCCGCCCGAGGACATCGAGCGGGTCGAAACGCTTCCGGCCGACGAGGAGACCATCGCCCGCTACGGCCTCCGCGCGTCGAACGGGGTGCTTCTCGTCACGCTCCGCTACGACAGTCCCGCGGTGTTCCCCTCCGACTCGACCTTCGGGCGTTACATCGCCCGGCGCGTCGAGTGGCCCGACGACGAACCCGCGGCACGCGTCGTGCTGCGCTACAAGATCACCCCCGAGGGGCGCACGGTCGTCGATCAGGAGCTGGAGGTAACTGACAAACGACTCCGGCGGCGCGTGCTGAAGGCGCTCGGAGAGGCGCCGCTCTGGCAGCCGGCCCGCAAGAACGGCGTGCCCGTCGAAAGCGAAGGAGTGCTGCGCATCCAGCTTCCCGAAGGCAAGCGCATCCCCCGACAGGCGGAGCTGGTGTTCCGGTAG
- the prfA gene encoding peptide chain release factor 1 — MADNTILNRLDGLKLKYEETGQKLTDPEVIADVKQFVQLTKEYKELEPIIETSERYRTAVANLAEAKDTFANDKDEEMREMAREMIAELEPQIAQLEEQIKLLLIPKDPQDSKNAIVEIRGGTGGDEAAIFAGDLLRMYAKYIESKGWRYEITSSSEGAAGGYKEVVMKVTGQNVYGTLKYESGVHRVQRVPQTETQGRVHTSAASVAVLPEAEEFDVEISMNDIRKDIFCASGPGGQSVNTTYSAIRLTHIPTGIVVQCQDQKSQLKNFDKAFEELRTRVFNLEYSKYLDEIASKRKTMVSTGDRSAKIRTYNYPQGRITDHRINYTIYNLAAFMDGDIQDCIDHLIVAENAERLKESEL; from the coding sequence ATGGCAGACAACACCATCCTGAACCGTCTCGACGGTTTGAAACTCAAATACGAGGAGACCGGACAGAAACTCACCGACCCGGAGGTGATCGCCGACGTCAAGCAGTTCGTCCAGCTCACCAAGGAGTACAAGGAGCTCGAACCGATCATCGAGACCTCGGAGCGCTACCGCACGGCGGTCGCCAACCTCGCCGAGGCGAAGGATACGTTCGCCAACGACAAGGACGAGGAGATGCGCGAAATGGCCCGCGAGATGATCGCGGAGCTGGAGCCGCAGATCGCACAACTGGAGGAGCAGATCAAACTGCTGCTCATCCCGAAGGACCCGCAGGACTCGAAGAACGCCATCGTGGAGATACGCGGCGGCACAGGCGGCGACGAGGCGGCGATCTTCGCCGGCGACCTGCTGCGCATGTACGCCAAATACATCGAATCGAAGGGATGGCGCTACGAAATCACCTCCTCCTCGGAGGGCGCCGCGGGCGGCTACAAGGAGGTGGTGATGAAGGTCACGGGACAGAACGTCTACGGAACGCTCAAGTACGAATCGGGCGTGCACCGCGTGCAGCGCGTGCCGCAGACCGAGACGCAGGGCCGCGTGCACACCTCGGCCGCATCGGTGGCCGTGCTGCCCGAAGCCGAGGAGTTCGACGTCGAGATCTCGATGAACGACATCCGCAAGGACATCTTCTGCGCCTCGGGACCGGGCGGGCAGTCGGTCAATACGACCTACTCGGCCATCCGCCTGACGCACATCCCGACGGGAATCGTCGTACAGTGCCAGGACCAGAAGTCGCAGCTCAAGAACTTCGACAAGGCATTCGAGGAGCTGCGCACGCGCGTCTTCAACCTCGAATACTCGAAATACCTCGACGAAATCGCCTCGAAGCGCAAGACGATGGTCTCGACGGGCGACCGCTCGGCCAAGATCCGCACCTACAACTACCCGCAGGGACGCATCACGGACCACCGCATCAACTATACGATCTACAACCTCGCGGCCTTCATGGACGGCGACATCCAGGACTGCATCGACCACCTGATCGTGGCCGAGAACGCCGAGCGCCTGAAGGAGAGCGAACTCTGA